In the genome of Pseudoalteromonas rubra, one region contains:
- the dndB gene encoding DNA sulfur modification protein DndB, translated as MGNIDTNYCYSFPAVRGQQAGKPFYIATCPLRIIPKIFMYDEEEVPAELRSQRTLNKSRIPEMTRYLLDSPDDYVFSALTASVGTDVEFKNSDENPNLGTLVVPMDAQILINDGQHRRAAIEEAIKENPELGQDNIAVLFFVDEGLKRSQQMFADLNKYAVRPSSSLATLYDHRDQASEIARYLAMNAKPFIGFTEFERSSVSVRSNKVFTLSGIKQANRTLFGKGSKEGFSEEEKTKAVAFWNKVNDNMPEWQQVQNKTLSAPEFRQEFLSAHGIGLQAIANVGHYILELEENEQNQLLAKLGKINWLKSNPAWSNRAMQHGRLSKAVSNIFLTAMQIKREVGITPTLEELEKENKLLNA; from the coding sequence ATGGGCAACATAGATACTAATTATTGCTACAGCTTCCCGGCTGTCCGCGGTCAGCAAGCAGGTAAACCTTTTTACATAGCTACTTGCCCACTTCGAATAATTCCAAAAATTTTCATGTATGACGAAGAAGAAGTGCCAGCAGAACTACGCTCGCAACGAACGCTTAATAAAAGCCGCATTCCTGAAATGACGCGCTACCTTTTAGATTCACCTGATGATTACGTATTTTCAGCTCTTACTGCATCAGTGGGTACCGATGTGGAATTCAAAAACTCCGACGAAAATCCAAATTTAGGCACGCTTGTAGTACCCATGGATGCCCAAATATTAATCAATGACGGCCAACACCGTCGTGCAGCTATTGAAGAAGCAATAAAAGAAAACCCTGAACTTGGCCAAGACAACATTGCGGTTTTATTTTTTGTCGATGAAGGCTTAAAACGTAGCCAACAAATGTTTGCAGACCTTAATAAATACGCTGTAAGGCCCAGTTCATCTCTAGCCACGCTTTATGATCACAGAGATCAAGCTTCAGAGATTGCCCGCTACCTTGCTATGAATGCAAAACCTTTTATTGGCTTCACAGAGTTTGAACGTTCATCAGTCTCTGTCCGCAGTAATAAGGTCTTCACTTTAAGTGGCATAAAGCAAGCAAATCGCACACTGTTCGGAAAAGGGTCAAAAGAAGGCTTTAGTGAAGAAGAAAAAACAAAAGCGGTCGCTTTTTGGAACAAAGTGAACGACAATATGCCCGAATGGCAACAAGTCCAAAATAAAACTTTGTCAGCACCGGAGTTTCGCCAAGAATTTTTAAGTGCACACGGTATTGGGCTTCAAGCTATAGCGAATGTTGGTCACTACATCTTAGAACTAGAAGAAAATGAGCAAAACCAATTATTAGCTAAGCTCGGCAAAATTAATTGGCTAAAATCAAACCCTGCATGGTCAAACCGCGCAATGCAGCACGGTAGACTCTCTAAAGCTGTATCAAATATTTTCTTAACAGCAATGCAGATCAAACGCGAGGTCGGAATTACGCCTACGCTCGAAGAATTAGAGAAAGAAAACAAGTTACTAAACGCATGA